Part of the Primulina huaijiensis isolate GDHJ02 chromosome 15, ASM1229523v2, whole genome shotgun sequence genome is shown below.
tattttcaaaataaaaacaagtACCAACGGCTACATGATTACAAAATCACATACGCATCCTACGACCTGCGTTGATTATGTTTGCGAGGAGAGGTGAATGAGGTGCCGGAGATCTGCTCGGCGTAAAGGCCGTATGGGCAGAGTAAGGGGCTGTTCTGACCTTGGGGAAGAGCTCCGGCGATTGCTTCAGAGGAGAAGTGGTTTCCAAATCCAGATTGATACTTCAAGTCCGCCGGAAAATAAGGTAGCGCCGGCGCGGCGGCGGGGGCCGTGTCCATTAGTGCATAAAAATGGGTAATGATACTATTTAATGAATGATAATTAATACAGCTCTTGtttaatcatattatatatgtgtgtgatttttaaaaaaacacgtGTGTGTTTACTATTTATAGCATGTAATTACGTGTCAATCATTATCCACAAAAAGAgttaagattatttaatttggaTGAAAATTTGAGTAAGAAATTAGAGAAATGTTTAAttaaagttaatattttttttttaaaatgagtatcaacattataaaagaaaaaaaatataattatttttttaataaattataaacattatctaaattaaaatttttttggataaatactttaaaaatatcttttagtatttggcaaaaacttgtgtgaaacgatctcacatgttatattttgtgagatattttatttgggtcatccatgaaaaaatattactttttatattaagagtattacattttattttgaatatcggtagaattgacccgtctcacagataaagattcgtgagatcgtctcacaagagacctgctcCTAGTATTTTATAAgtgaaaaattataaatttggaaaaatattttaaaaagtttttaatgttttataaatACTTTATGAGATTTACTTTTAACTTACATCATCCACACGCATTGTGTGTGTAAGTGAGATGAGCTTtgataatttgaaattaaatatgtGTGCAATTACATTGACACAAAATAAGGGGAAGTAGAAAAACATAAATTTCGGATAAAATATGGGGTTTAGTTCGCATCGCTCGAACCGAACTGAAATTGAAAATTCAGTTTGAACCAAAAATCGAACCATTAATTCGGTTCGCTTTGTGGTTTTTTGAATTTTCGATTATCGGTTAGTAAGTTCGGTTAACTAAATCGAACCGAAAaccgattttatttttaaatttttaaatcattttttttgtcatttatttttattaatactaaataaaaataaataaaaattcggtTAAAATCACGTTCAATGAGTTCCGTTTTCGGTTTAGATTTCGGGTAGCAGAATTGTCACCCAAATTAACAGGAAAATtgagaaagataagatatataattatttactcAGTAGGCagttgattttttgtttttttgtgagATGGTGAAATTACCTACtactaaatatatattttttgttaaaaagaaacaaaatatataatcgTAAATTTGGTGGATACTTCACCAAATTTgcgttattttataaataaatcactaGCATATATTTctgataacaaaattttatatattatcatattattcttattactaaaaaatgacaaaaacttgtgcgagacggtctcacgggtagtattttgtgagacggatctcttatttgagtcatccatgaaaaaatattactttttatgcgaagaatattactttttattgtgaatactttttattgtgaatatcagtagagttgacccgtctcacagataaaaattcgtgagatcgtctcacaagagacctactcctaaAAAATACTCTTTTACCaataaaaattactaaaaaaattatgataaaatattaattctttTGTTGGTcgagaaaaacaaaatttccaAAGGCCCCTACTGGCatgcagcatgtttaagaaagAGTTCATTTTGCCCAATATTTAGATATGGGCCGGATCTTGCTGGGCTCATCCATGgtatatcaaaaaatattatttgttatgaCAAAAATAGTATGGAACTGGTAGACCTGTCTCTTGGATAAACCTACTTCAAAACTATATACGCTTAGGATCCGTTTGGTATGTGTGATAAGATAAATAAATGCTTAATAATTagaatgattaaaaaatgagagatattGATTAATAGTATGGTTtgataaataacatggtgtttggtatgattttaaaatgatggattaattttgtaaattttattgtaatgactaaaatgcccaaagtgctaattaaatatatattcttaaaataattggatagataattaaacatttattaaaattaatttaaatatatttattagaaataaatttgtaaatatgtatttactttaatatttaaaataacaataatattttgatgtcCGAAATACCcgtgctatttttttttttcacctttttaaaattgaatttaacaatatattttatttctcaaaataaaaccaatttttattactgttttaacaaatattttatccattgttcttttccttttcattaATCATAAATACTGAATCGGTATTTAACCatctttgttttttaaaataatattatgaataaaactaaaaaatattattatattttaaaataaaaacaaatttgttttattgacaaaaaaaagatttgatttgttgtTATAAGTGAAAGAAATctttttgttactttttttcTCAATAAACAAACATATTTTCTAAGTTTTTATACAGttataaaaacaatattaattattatacagTTAAATAGCATtgttgattaatattttatgaaGGGGTGTATTGGTAATAAAACTCCAGTATCATTCCTTATCCCACCAAAAAGTAGGTAATAATTGTCCCTCAAATTCGAATAAGTCATATGCATAGTGCGGGCCTCATATGGGCCCATCGGACTATCCAAAACTGATATACGCGAGAAGAACACGTGATTAGTTATGAAATTTTAATCAATCCTATCTAATCACTCAAACCAAACTCACCCTTATATGAAAAAGtaacaatttttatttgataGTCTTCAACTTGAAGACCATGCCAAGAGATTTAATCCGATCTTAGTTGATTGGATCGAAACTTGAACTTGTACACAAGATTTGATTCCTGCTTCCTATAAACTATCTATAATTACACATGATGGACAAATAGTCGAGTTTATCCGATTCAATATCTGCGAACAATTTACAATCCAATCCAAACAATACGAAAACATTCATGTAAAACTTTCAGCGCGCAATAAAAAGATAATGGAATTTATATATTCTCTCTAGCTAGAAACAATCTACGAATCGCTACGACGAATCCATGATATTCAACAAGGTATAAGATCGATGAACCATTGAATAATCTTGACAGGGAGCTTCACCAGGCTTACGGCCAAGTCTGCAATCCCAGCGCAGCATATGCAACAAGGGCACAAGCAGGTTAACACAGACCTATTCACAAGAATTTCCACTAATcaatacataaaattttaaaagactcGATGATCGCTGAAATTCCAGATCCAAATTGTATGGTATCCATCATGTTATCCCATTAAATTGATTT
Proteins encoded:
- the LOC140958275 gene encoding signaling peptide TAXIMIN 2 encodes the protein MENCRPLGFLIGLPFALLSLILSLIGAIFWIIGSVLTCLCPCCICCAGIADLAVSLVKLPVKIIQWFIDLIPC